CTCTTTCGTCATTGGACATCCAGCGGCTGTTGCCCAACCACCGAGCGGGATCGATCCAGAGGCGCTGATTGAGCAGATTCTGATTGTCGATAGCACTCAACGCACCGAACTGCGCGATGTGGTGTTCCAGACGGAGCGAATCGACGGCGAATACAACGACAAGGAGGAATTCAAGGAGAAAGCGCGCTGGATCAAGAAGACGTTTATCAAATACCTCCCTGATACCGCGCTTTTCAAAGAAGAAGTCCTTGAGTTGACCAAAGACGGGAAATTGAAATCGGCCGAAGATCGGGATAAGGAGTTCGCCACTCAACTGGAAAAGAAGAAACGCCGCAAAGGGTTCGATGTGTCACTCAATATGGTGCGACCGTTCTTCCCCAGGTACCGCGCGTTGTACGAGATAACCTATCAGGGCGTTGACCCCAACAAATATGCCGATCGGATCTGCCATCACTTTACGGTCACGGCCAAAGAAAAGGCCGATTCGCTCATCAACGGCGAATATTATTTCGAAGCGGAGAATTTCCACCTGGTTCGCGTGGAGTTCGAGCCGGCCAAGCTGGTGCGGTCGACCATGTTCAAGATGAACCGGCTGCACATGACCCTCGATTACACTCCTACCCCTGAGGGCTTTTGGCTTCCTAAGGAGTTTTCGATACGAGGCAAAGCGAAGGCGATGTTTTTCATCGGTGTCCAGATTGCATCGCGCGAGTACTATAAAAATCCCCGTATCAACAGCGGGATCAAAGATCAGTTTTTCGAGGTCGGCCATGACGAATGAACAACCATTCAAAACCAAGGTGGTGCGGGTGCCGGTTCCGGACGGCGTGAATCTCATTTTCGGGCAGTCGCATTTCATCAAGACGGTGGAAGACCTGTACGAGGCGCTGGTGACGGCGTCAATGGGTCTGAAATTCGGGGTCGCGTTCTGCGAGTCCTCGGGCAAGCGGCTGATCCGATCTGACGGCAACGATCAGGAGATGATCGAATTGGCCGAGCGGGCGGCGTTCGATGTCGGCTGCGGCCACTCATTTTTTGTGTACGTTAAGGGCGGCTTCCCGATCAACGTGTTGAATCGCGTGAAGGAGGTGCAGGAGGTCTGCCGGATATATTGCGCCACTGCGAACCAGCTTCAGGTGATTGTGGCCGAGACCGAACAGGGGCGAGGCGTGCTGGCGGTAATCGACGGCGAGCCGCCGCTGGGGATCGAGACCGACGAGGACAAGAAGGAGCGGACAGCGTTCCTGCGGAAGATTGGGTATAAGCGATAGCAGGCAGGCCCACCGCAAGCCTTCGTCTACACTCAGGCCGGCGGCGGTGGAGTACCCCTGTGAATCTGGTTAGTAATTTCAACACGAATATCGAGATTGCTTCGCCGCCGCGAAGCGCGGCGTCTCGCAATGACTAACATTGAATATGAGGACCAACA
Above is a window of Candidatus Zixiibacteriota bacterium DNA encoding:
- a CDS encoding adenosine-specific kinase; the encoded protein is MTNEQPFKTKVVRVPVPDGVNLIFGQSHFIKTVEDLYEALVTASMGLKFGVAFCESSGKRLIRSDGNDQEMIELAERAAFDVGCGHSFFVYVKGGFPINVLNRVKEVQEVCRIYCATANQLQVIVAETEQGRGVLAVIDGEPPLGIETDEDKKERTAFLRKIGYKR